Genomic DNA from Mycolicibacterium helvum:
GATCGGCGTGCAACACGATGCCCCGACCGCTGCAGTGTGTGCAGGTGGTCGAGAACGCCTCCACCAGCCCGGTGCCCAGTCGCTTACGGGTCAGCTGGACCAGTCCGAGCGAGGTCACCTCCGACACCTGATGACGGGTGCGGTCGCGGCCCAGCGCCTCGGTCAGCCGCCGCAGCACCAGGTCGCGGTTGGACTCCAGCACCATGTCGATGAAATCGATCACCACGATGCCGCCGATATCGCGCAGTCGCAGCTGACGCACGATCTCCTCGGCGGCCTCGAGGTTGTTCTTGGTGACGGTCTGCTCGAGGTTGCCGCCGGCACCGGTGAACTTTCCGGTGTTGACGTCGACGACCGTCATGGCCTCGGTACGGTCGATCACCAGGGTGCCACCCGAGGGCAGCCACACTTTGCGATCCAGCGCCTTGGCCAGCTGCTCGTCGATGCGATGTACCGCGAACACGTCCGGCCCACCAGGGCCGCCCGGCGAGTCGTACTTCGTCAGCTTCGAAATAAGGTCGGGCGCAACGGAATTGACGTAGTCATGGATCGTCTCCCAGGCGCTGTCGCCGGAGACGATCAGGCCGGAGAAGTCTTCGTTGAACAGGTCGCGGATCACTTTGACCAGCACGTCGGGCTCTTCGTAGAGCGCGACAGCGGCGCCGGCGGCCTTGGCTTTGGTCGTAGCGGCCTGCTCGGCGATCGTGGTCCAGCGTTCCTGCAGCCGGGTGACGTCGCCGCGGATGTCTTCTTCCTTCACGCCTTCCGAGGCGGTCCGGATGATCACACCGGCATCGTCGGGCACCACGTCGCGCAGGATCTCCTTGAGCCGCTGACGCTCGGTGTCAGGCAGCTTGCGGCTGATGCCGGTCGACGACGCACCCGGCACGTAGACCAGGTAGCGCCCGGCCAGCGACACCTGGGTGGTCAGTCGCGCACCCTTGTGGCCGACGGGGTCCTTGCTGACCTGAACGAGGACGTAATCACCAGGCTTGAGGGCCTGCTCGATCTTGCGCTGCGCACCACCTAGGCCGGCGGCTTCCCAGTTCACCTCACCGGCGTAGAGCACACCGTTGCGACCACGGCCGATATCGACGAACGCGGCCTCCATCGACGGCAGCACGTTCTGCACGATGCCGAGGTAGATGTTGCCGACCAGCGACGCCGACGCGGCCGATGTCACGAAGTGCTCGACGACGACCCCGTCTTCCATGACGGCGATCTGGGTGTACCGGGCACCCTCGTGCGGGGGTTCGGTGCGGATCTTGTCGCGCACCACCATGACACGTTCGACGGCTTCGCGGCGGGCCAGGAATTCGGCCTCGGACAGGATCGGCGGGCGCCGGCGGCCGGCGTCACGGCCGTCGCGGCGGCGCTGACGCTTGGCCTCCAGCCGGGTGGAGCCGCTGATGCCCTGGATGGCGTCGGGGTCGCGGTCCTTTTCTTTGCGCGGAGCGCGCTCGTGGACCACGGTGTTCGGCGGGTCATCCGACGACCCGCCCTCGGCGTCATCGCCACCGTTGGACTTGCGACGCCGCCGCCTGCGGCGCCGCCGGGTCGCGGCCTCACCGCTGCCCGACTCGTCGTCACCCTCGTCGTCGCCCTCGGACTCCTCGCCGGCCTCGGCGTTCTCGTCGGCGCCTTCGGGCCGCTCGGAATCGTCGCGGTCCTCGCCGTCCGGACCGCCCTGCTCACCACGGCCACGGCCACGGCCACGGCGGCCACGGCGGCGGCGCCGGTTGGCCGGGCGCTCGGACTGGTCGCCGTCGGTTTCGGCGGCGGACTCGTCGTCCTCGTCGTCGTCATCCTCGTCGTCGTCCTCGTCATCACGGGCGACGGGGCGTTCGGCCTCGACCGGCTGGGGGGCGACGAATAACGGCATGTATGCCGCCTGCTCGACCGGGGCGGTCTCCAGGATCAGCCGCGACTCGGGCTCCTCGAAAGCTGCGGCAGCCTCGGGGGCCTCGGAGGCCTCGGCAATCCCGGCGGCTTCTACAGCCTCGGTGTCGACCTCGAGCACCTCGTTGACCTCAAGTGCCAGGGCCTCCTGCGCCGCGGGCTCCGCGGCGCTGCCCTCGTCGCCGGCCGCCAGCACATCGCGGACCCGCACCGCATCGGTGCGATCCACGCTGGAGTGCGGACTCCGCGTGCGGCCGTCGAGCTCGCGCAAGGCGTCGAGCACGCGTCGGCTGGTGGTGCCAAGCACCCGTGCCAGCGAATGCACCCTCAGGCGCTCAGGCAGGTCGTGACCCGCGGCGACTGCCGGGGGTCCCCACTCCGTCTGGGGTTCGTTTTCGGGTAGTTCCTGAAAGAGGTCATCGTCGGCCACGTATTCTCCTCAAGCCCCCGGGCGCGTCACATCGACGCGGCCACGCGAGGGCTTCCGCTATTTGCCCGGGTTGATTCGCCCGGACTTGTTTATGGTCTCGCTCCGAACTGTTCATGGGGAACGCGCCCGGTGCCTGGCTGAATGACGGCTGTGACGGTCGGCGCCTCACCAATGGTGCAGTGGTCGCGCACGTCGTAAGTCTTCATCCGGATGCGCCTTGTGGGCACATCCGGCATCAGTATCCCACACCACACACCCTGTTCGGACGACAGTGGCGCGGGAAAGCCGCTCAGATGCCGGGAAACCAGAGGCCGATCTCGCGCTCGGCGGACTCTGGAGAGTCCGAGCCGTGCACGAGATTGAACTGCGTTTCCAGGCCGAAATCACCGCGGATCGTGCCCGGTGTGGCCTTCTCCACCGGGTCGGTTCCACCGGCGAGCTGGCGAAACGCCGCGATCGCACGGGGGCCTTCCAAGATCGCCGCCACCACCGGGGCTGAGGTGATGAATTCCAGCAGCGAGTCGAAGAACGGCTTGCCGTCGTGCTCGGCGTAGTGCGCACGGGCCAGCTCGTCACTGACCTGCTTGAGCTCCAGGGCAGCGATCGTCAGGCCTTTGCGTTCGATTCGGCTGATGATCTCGCCGACCACCCGTCGCTCGACGCCGTCGGGCTTGATCAAAACCAGGGTCCGCTCAGTCACGGGCGCCGCTCCTCCTCATCGCTTCGCTCTGCATCGTCACCGGCGCAGTCACGGCGCACAGCGTACCCGTCAGCCAAGTGGCTACTGCTGGCCGGGCAGTAGGCCGCGGCGCTGCCTGCGCAGGACCTCGACGCGGAGGTAGGCGATGATCCCCCAGACGATCGCGAATACGAGCCCGACCATCCCGACGGCGGGGTACACGACGAACCCGGCGACCAGGATCAGCTGGACACCCAGATTCAGCCAGACCGCCCACGACCGCCCCTGCACGCCGGCCAGCAGCACCAGGAACACCGCAAAGCCGACGAGATAGGCCGTCGACCAGGCGGTGAGCCCACCGCCGACCATGTTGACGACGGGCAGCGCCAACAGGACCACGATCGCTTCGAGGATGAGCGTGCCGGCCATGACGCCGCGGAAGGACTTCCAGGGATCCGGCGGTGGAGCCGCCGGGCCGGCGGCATCGGGCTTGGGCACCTCGGGCGTGTCGGTCATTGCGGGTCCTTCCCGAACAGGGTGCGTGCCGCGCCCGCGGTCACCACGGATCCGGTGATGACGATTCCGGCCCCGGAGAATCCGTCGGATTCTCCCTGCGAGTCCTCGACCAATGCAGTGGCGACCTCGATCGCGTCGGGCAGCGTCTCGGCGCGCACCACCCGGTCCGGCCCGAAGATCTCCTCCGCCCGCATCGCCAGAGCATCGACCTCGAGTGCGCGGGGTGAGCCGTTGTGTGTGACGACGACCTGGTCGAACGCCGGCTCCAACGCGGTGAGGATGCCGGTGACGTCCTTGTCCCCCATCACCGACAGCACTCCGACGAGGAATCGGAAGTCGAACTCAGTGCCGAGTGCGTCGGCGAGAGCGGCCGCGCCGGCAGGGTTGTGCGCGGCATCGATGAACACCGTCGGCGCGCTGCGCATCCGCTCGAGCCGGCCGGGGCTGGCCGCCGCGGCGAATCCGGCTCGTACCGTGTCGATATCCAGCTGCCGGTCGGAGCCGGCGCCGAAAAACGCTTCGACCGCGGCCAGCGCCACGACGGCGTTGTGGGCCTGATGCTCACCGTGCAGCGGCAGGAAGATGTCGGGGTACACCCCGCCGAGACCTTGCAACTGCAACACCTGCCCACCGACGGCAACCTGGCGATCCAGCACGGCGAACTCGGAATCCTCGCGGGCCACCGCAGCGTCGGACGCAACCGCCTGGGCCAGAAGCACTTCCATCGCTTCGGGCGCCTGGCGACCGATGATCGCGACGGTGTCGATCGGGACCAGATCGCCGCGCGGCGCACCGATGATGCCGGCTTTCTCGGCGGCGATCTCGGCAACGGTGTCGCCAAGGTACTCGGTGTGATCGATGCCGATCGGGGTGATCACCGCCACCGGCGCGTCAACGACGTTGGTGGCATCCCAGCGCCCACCCATCCCGACCTCGATGACAGCGACGTCGATGGGTGCGTCGGCGAAGGCGGCGAACGCCATGGCGGTGAGCACTTCGAACTTGCTCATACGCGGGCCACCGCTGGCTTCTGATTGAGCGTCGACCATCTGAACGAACGGTTCGATCTCGCGGTAGACCTCGACGTAGCGCGCCGGGCTGATCGGCTCGTTGTCGATGGCGATGCGCTCGACGGCGGACTGTAGGTGCGGGCTGGTGGTGCGCCCGGTCCGGCGGCTGAACGCCGTGAGCAGCGCATCGACGATGCGAGCCACCGACGTCTTGCCGTTGGTCCCGGCGATGTGGATGCACGGATAGCTCAGCTGTGGTGAGCCGAGCACCTCCATCAGCGCCTCGATGCGGGTGGTGCTGGGCTCCAGCTTGGTTTCCGGCCAGCGCTGATCGAGCAGATGCTCCACCTGCAACAGCGCGGCGATCTCGTCAGGCGTCGGCGGCTGGGTCTCAGATCGCCCGTCCAGCGGCTCCGGCAGGGTCATGCCAGCGCAGCCAGCCGTGCGGTGATCCGCTCGACTTCCTCGCTGGCCAGCTGCTGACGGGACCGGATCTTGGCGACGATATCGTCGGGCGCCTTGGCCAGGAATGCCTCGTTGCCGAGTTTGGCTGCGGTGCCTGCCAATTCCTTCCGCGCAGCGGCCAGATCCTTCTCCAGGCGGCGGCGTTCGGCGGCCACGTCGACGGTGCCCGAGGTATCGACCTCGACGTTGACGGTGCCACCCGAGAGCCGCACCTCGATGTGGGCGCTTGCCGTGAAGTCCGCACCCGATTTGGTCAGCCAGGCCAGGGCGGTGACCGGGGCGACCTGACCGTCCAGCCCGGCGGCATCGATCCCCGAGAGCCGGGCCGGCACCTTCTGCCGGTCGGCCAGACCCTGGTCGCTGCGGAACCGCCGGATCTCGGTCACCAGCTTCTGCATATCAGCGATCCGCCCCGCCGCAACCGGATCCAGTGCGATCCCGGAGGCCGTCGGCCACTGCGCGATCACCAGTGATTCGCCACCGGTCAGCGCTTTCCACAGCACCTCGGTAACGAAGGGCATCACCGGGTGCAGCAGCTTGAGCAGGGTATCCAGCACTGCGGCGAGCACTGCGGTGGTGCGCGAAAGCCCCTCGGCCAGTTGCACTTTGGCCAACTCCAGGTACCAGTCGCAGAACTCATCCCAGGCGAAGTGGTAGAGCGATTCGCACGCCCGACTGAACTCGTAGCCATCGAGCGTCGAATCCACTTCGACCCGAACCTCTTCCAGCCGGCCCAGGATCCAGCGGTCGGCGTCGGTCAGGTCGGCGGCATCCGGCAGCGGTGCCAGCGCGGCGCCGTTCATCAGCGCGAACCGGGTCGCGTTGAACAGCTTGGTGGCGAAATTGCGGGAGGCCCGGGCCGCGTCTTCGCCGATGGACAGATCACCGCCGGGGCTGGCGCCGCGAGCCAGCGTGAACCGCAAGGCGTCTGCGCCGAACAGTTGCACCCAGTCCAGCGGATCGATCCCGTTGCCCCGGGACTTGCTCATCTTGCGGCCGTGCTCGTCGCGGATCAGCCCGTGCAGGAAGACGTTTTCGAACGGCACCTGGGGTCCACGCGCGCCGTCGAGGGTGATGGTCTCGTCGCCCGACACGAACGTGCCGAACATCACCATGCGGGCCACCCAGAAAAACAGGATGTCGTATCCGGTCACCAAAACGCTTGTCGGATAGAACTTCTCCAGTTCTGGCGTCCGCTCAGGCCAGCCCATGGTGGAGAACGGCCACAGCGCCGAGGAGAACCAGGTGTCCAGCACATCGGGGTCCTGCTCCCAGCCCTCCGGCGGGGTGTCGTCGGGCCCGACACACACCTTCTGACCGTCGGGACCGTGCCAGATCGGAATGCGATGCCCCCACCACAGCTGACGAGAGATGCACCAATCGTGCATATCGTCGACCCAGCCGAACCAGCGCGGCTCCAGGCTCTTCGGGTGGATCACAATGTCGCCGTCCCGCACCGCGTCGCCCGCCGCCTTGGCCATCGATTCGACCTTCACCCACCACTGCAGGCTCAGCCGCGGCTCGATCGGCTCACCGCTGCGTTCGGAGTGCCCGACGCTATGCAGGTATGGCCGCTTCTCGGCGACGATCCGCCCCTCGGCGGCCAGCGCCTCGCGGACTTTGACCCGAGCCTCGAAGCGGTCCATACCGTCGAATTGCGTTCCAGTGTCGGCGATCCGGCCTTTGGTGTCCATGATCGAGGGCATCGGCAGGTTGTGCCGCATCCCGATCTCGAAGTCGTTGGGGTCGTGAGCGGGAGTGACTTTGACTGCGCCGGTGCCGAACTCGGGGTCGACGTGCGCGTCAGCAACGATCGGGATCTGCCGGTCTTGAAATGGGTGGGGTACGGTGCGTCCAATCAGGTCCCGGTAGCGCTCGTCGTCGGGATGCACCGCGATCGCAGTATCACCGAGCATGGTCTCGATCCGGGTGGTGGCCACGACAAGGTGCGGTTGGGAGTCGTCCATCGACCCATACCGGAACGACACCAGCTCGCCCTCGATGTCCTCGTATTTGACCTCGAGGTCGCTGATCGCCGTCTCCAGGACGGGCGACCAGTTCACCAGCCGCTCGGCTTGATAAATCAGCCCAGCGTCGTAAAGGCGTTTGAAGATCGTGCGCACCGCCCGCGACAGTCCGTCGTCCATGGTGAACCGGTCCCGGCTCCAGTCCACCCCGTCGCCGAGCCGGCGCATCTGGCCGCCGATGGTGCCACCGGATTGACGCTTCCAGTCCCAGACCTTGTCGACGAACAGCTCGCGGCCGAAGTCCTCTTTGGTCTTCCCGTCCGCGGCGAGCTGCTTCTCGACCACGCTCTGGGTGGCGATACCGGCGTGGTCCATCCCCGGCAGCCACAGCACCTCGTAACCCTGCATGCGCTTGCGACGGGTCAGCGCGTCCATCAAGGTGTGGTCCAGCGCGTGACCCATGTGCAGGCTGCCGGTGACGTTCGGGGGTGGCAGCACGATCGAGTACGCGGGCTTGCCGCTCGTGGCGTCGGCCTGGAAATAGCCGGCATCGACCCAGCCCTGATAGATCTGCGTCTCTACCGCCCCGGGTTCCCAAGACTTGGGCAGGGCGTCGGCGCGAGAGTCGTCAGTGGTGGTCACCCGACAAGTCTAAGAACGCGGGAGACCGACCCGGCGGGCGACCTGTGCCGCCGTGACCTGTGCTACTTCTTCCCGCCCAGCAGCCCGCCCAGGATGTCGCCGATCGCGCCGCCCTGTTTGCCCCCGAGCACATTGCCCAGAATGCTGCCGAGCGGGTTGTTCGCGCCGCCGGATCCGCCGCTCGCCCCGCCCAGGATGCTGCCCAGCACGTCGCTGAGCCCACCGCCGGACGTCCCGCCCGCAGCCGTACCGCCGGCCGACTGCTTGCCCAGGTAGGCCAGCACGATGGGAATCAAGATCGGCAGCAGCTTCTTGATCAGGTCACCGCCGCCGGCACCCGACCCGGACAGCGCCGAGGCCACCTGGCTGGTGTCATTGCCGCCAAAGATCCGCGCGACGAGCTGTTCGCCCGCACCCGTGTCCACCTGGTCGACGTTCACGCCGCCGTCGAGCAGACCACTGCCACCCTCGGTGGCGATAGCCGATTCGAGCTTGCTGGAGTCGACGTCGTCCGAGGCGACGTTGTGCTGGATGCTGCCGACGAGCGTGGGCACCAGGGTCTGGATCGCCTGGTTGACTTCCTCCTCAGGGGCACCAAGCCTGCTGGCGATATCCGCCACGGGAATTTGACTGAAGAGATCGTCGAAACCGGCCATGGTGTCCACCTTCATTGCTGGATTGTGCGGCGCTAGAAGCCGAACACTAGTCCTTGAGGCGAACCGTCACCAGGGAAATCTCCGCTGCCGGAAACCGGTCGAGCAGAGCGTCACCCATGGCGGCGGCGGGCGTGAGCACACCGCGCAGATCAGAGAGCTTGTCACGGTCGAGTGCCAGCGCCAGCCCGCATTCGCCGAGCATCACCGAGGTTGCCTTGTAGCCCGGATCGCCCTGCTGGGAAATGGTGGCCCGGTAGCGCGCACCGGTCGTGGTGGTCGTGTAGGTCTCGGCGCGGTAGTAGCCGCGGTCGCGGGTCTGCTCACTGGGGCCGGTGCCGGGTTTGGGCGCGACGCGCTCCACCAGCCGGCGCGGCAGGAAGCGGAAGAACCGGCTGCCCAGCGCGACGACACCATTGTTCGCCGCACTCGCCAGCGCCGATGCCACCGGTGCCGCGACTGAGGAGCCGACACTCATATTCTCCGCGTAGCGGAACCGGCGGCCGTACGCGTAATCCAGAAGTGCGTTGCTGCGCCGCACGATTCGGGTGTTGTACATCGCCATCACGAAGCCCGTGGTCCACACCCCGGCCAGCTCGGGCGCAATATTGCCGCCGCGGCGCCACGGCAGGTCGGGCTGGGGGCCGAGTTCGGGCTCGACAGCTCGGTCGTCGGTCAGCGTGTAGGGGTCCTCGAGCATGCGCCGGGTGTTCGGGTCGTTGGAGGAGGCGCGGAAGACCTCGATCATCGAGGCGACCGTGCCGCCCGACACCCCGCCGGAGAAGCCGCGCAGCACGAAATCGGTGTCCCCCAGGTCGCCGGTGCCGTCGCGCTGGGCCTGCCGGTAGAGCGCGAACACGCTCATATCCGAAGGGATGGAATCGAATCCGCACGCGTGCACGATCCGCGCCCCGGTGTCGACGGCCTGCTTGTGATAGTCGTCAATGCTCTGCCGCACGAACATCGCCTCGCCGGTGAGGTCGGCGTAGTCGGTGCCCGCCGCCGCGCAGGCGGCCACCAGCGGCAGGCCGTAGCGGGTATAGGGCCCGACGGTGGTGATGACGACACGGGTGCGCGCAGCCATATCGTTGAGCGATGACGGGGAGCCGGCGTCGGCAGTCAGGATGGGCCAGGATTGCGCTGATTCGCCGAGGGTCTGCCGAACCGCCAGCAGCTTGTCCGGCGACCGGCCGGCCAGCGCGACCCGGACATCCCCGCCGGCGCGGGCCAGGTACTCGGCGGTGAGCTTGCCGACGAATCCCGTGGCCCCATAGAGGACGATGTCGAATTCCCGCTGCGGTGCCGTCATATGCGCCAACATACCGGGGGTGATTCACCCCAGGGTTTCGGGCAACTGCGCCTGCTCCCCCAGCACGTGCTCAGCCAGGAACGCCGTGACCACCTGGTACCAGATCTTCGCGTGCTGCGGGGACAGCACCCAGTGATTCTCGGACGGAAAATACAGGAACCGGTGCGACGTGGTGCCGTCGGCGGCGGCGGGCAACCCGGATTCGGTCAGCAACTGGTACCAGAGTCGCAGCGCCTCGCCGATCGGCACTCGATAGTCCTTGTCGCCGTGGATCACCAGCATCGGGGTGCTGATGCGCTCGACGAAACGGTGTGGCGAATTGGCTTGTGCCATAGCCGGTGTCATCTCACGAGCCCAGTAGTAGGCACCGTCGGTGGTCGGGCCAAACTGGTCGAGTGCCCACAGGCTGGCATGCGTGACGATTGCGGCGAAGCGGTCGGTATGGCCGGCCACCCAGTTGGCCATGTAGCCGCCGAATGAGCCGCCCATCGCCGCGGTTCGCTCGGCGTCGATGCGGGGGTCGGCCACCGCAGCGTCGACGGCCGCGATCAGGTCCTGATACGGGGGTCCGCCCCAGGCACCCCAACCACGTTGGATGAATTGCTGCCCGTAGCCGGTGGACAGCGCCGGATCGGGCAGCAGCACCGCATACCCACGCGCAGCCATCAGCCAGGGATTCCACCGCCAGGACCATGCGTTCCAGCTGCCTAGCGGTCCACCGTGAATCCACAGCAGTAGTGGCACTGGTTCTTTCGCTCGGTTGCTTCCCGGGTCGCTCCGCTCCTGCCCGCCGGCCGGCAGCACCAGCCAGGATCGCACCGGCGTGCCGTCGCCGGCGGTGGCGACGATCTCGGTGAGTTCGCCAGGCAGCGCAGGCAGTTCCACGCACGGCAACGCGGTGAGCGAACCGGACGGGTCGATGCGCACGGGGTGCGGCGGCGCCGCGTACGAGG
This window encodes:
- a CDS encoding Rne/Rng family ribonuclease, translated to MADDDLFQELPENEPQTEWGPPAVAAGHDLPERLRVHSLARVLGTTSRRVLDALRELDGRTRSPHSSVDRTDAVRVRDVLAAGDEGSAAEPAAQEALALEVNEVLEVDTEAVEAAGIAEASEAPEAAAAFEEPESRLILETAPVEQAAYMPLFVAPQPVEAERPVARDDEDDDEDDDDEDDESAAETDGDQSERPANRRRRRGRRGRGRGRGEQGGPDGEDRDDSERPEGADENAEAGEESEGDDEGDDESGSGEAATRRRRRRRRRKSNGGDDAEGGSSDDPPNTVVHERAPRKEKDRDPDAIQGISGSTRLEAKRQRRRDGRDAGRRRPPILSEAEFLARREAVERVMVVRDKIRTEPPHEGARYTQIAVMEDGVVVEHFVTSAASASLVGNIYLGIVQNVLPSMEAAFVDIGRGRNGVLYAGEVNWEAAGLGGAQRKIEQALKPGDYVLVQVSKDPVGHKGARLTTQVSLAGRYLVYVPGASSTGISRKLPDTERQRLKEILRDVVPDDAGVIIRTASEGVKEEDIRGDVTRLQERWTTIAEQAATTKAKAAGAAVALYEEPDVLVKVIRDLFNEDFSGLIVSGDSAWETIHDYVNSVAPDLISKLTKYDSPGGPGGPDVFAVHRIDEQLAKALDRKVWLPSGGTLVIDRTEAMTVVDVNTGKFTGAGGNLEQTVTKNNLEAAEEIVRQLRLRDIGGIVVIDFIDMVLESNRDLVLRRLTEALGRDRTRHQVSEVTSLGLVQLTRKRLGTGLVEAFSTTCTHCSGRGIVLHADPVDTAQAAGRKSESGAASTSGGRRGKRGKRGRPEEVAAVAKVPQHSSEHPMFKAMAAANGKHEDDEAEEELADELERETISEEDVDTVERVADAESALDTEDEVDSDEDEDEDESTEDLDEADDDLDEDDEDDDDDIDVDLDEDDEDLDEDNLDVVDDDDDDEDDDEDEDEYDVDQPVVTQAPVVSAGRQRRRAAARPAGPPAS
- the ndk gene encoding nucleoside-diphosphate kinase, producing MTERTLVLIKPDGVERRVVGEIISRIERKGLTIAALELKQVSDELARAHYAEHDGKPFFDSLLEFITSAPVVAAILEGPRAIAAFRQLAGGTDPVEKATPGTIRGDFGLETQFNLVHGSDSPESAEREIGLWFPGI
- a CDS encoding DUF4233 domain-containing protein produces the protein MTDTPEVPKPDAAGPAAPPPDPWKSFRGVMAGTLILEAIVVLLALPVVNMVGGGLTAWSTAYLVGFAVFLVLLAGVQGRSWAVWLNLGVQLILVAGFVVYPAVGMVGLVFAIVWGIIAYLRVEVLRRQRRGLLPGQQ
- the folC gene encoding bifunctional tetrahydrofolate synthase/dihydrofolate synthase, with the protein product MTLPEPLDGRSETQPPTPDEIAALLQVEHLLDQRWPETKLEPSTTRIEALMEVLGSPQLSYPCIHIAGTNGKTSVARIVDALLTAFSRRTGRTTSPHLQSAVERIAIDNEPISPARYVEVYREIEPFVQMVDAQSEASGGPRMSKFEVLTAMAFAAFADAPIDVAVIEVGMGGRWDATNVVDAPVAVITPIGIDHTEYLGDTVAEIAAEKAGIIGAPRGDLVPIDTVAIIGRQAPEAMEVLLAQAVASDAAVAREDSEFAVLDRQVAVGGQVLQLQGLGGVYPDIFLPLHGEHQAHNAVVALAAVEAFFGAGSDRQLDIDTVRAGFAAAASPGRLERMRSAPTVFIDAAHNPAGAAALADALGTEFDFRFLVGVLSVMGDKDVTGILTALEPAFDQVVVTHNGSPRALEVDALAMRAEEIFGPDRVVRAETLPDAIEVATALVEDSQGESDGFSGAGIVITGSVVTAGAARTLFGKDPQ
- a CDS encoding valine--tRNA ligase; the protein is MTTTDDSRADALPKSWEPGAVETQIYQGWVDAGYFQADATSGKPAYSIVLPPPNVTGSLHMGHALDHTLMDALTRRKRMQGYEVLWLPGMDHAGIATQSVVEKQLAADGKTKEDFGRELFVDKVWDWKRQSGGTIGGQMRRLGDGVDWSRDRFTMDDGLSRAVRTIFKRLYDAGLIYQAERLVNWSPVLETAISDLEVKYEDIEGELVSFRYGSMDDSQPHLVVATTRIETMLGDTAIAVHPDDERYRDLIGRTVPHPFQDRQIPIVADAHVDPEFGTGAVKVTPAHDPNDFEIGMRHNLPMPSIMDTKGRIADTGTQFDGMDRFEARVKVREALAAEGRIVAEKRPYLHSVGHSERSGEPIEPRLSLQWWVKVESMAKAAGDAVRDGDIVIHPKSLEPRWFGWVDDMHDWCISRQLWWGHRIPIWHGPDGQKVCVGPDDTPPEGWEQDPDVLDTWFSSALWPFSTMGWPERTPELEKFYPTSVLVTGYDILFFWVARMVMFGTFVSGDETITLDGARGPQVPFENVFLHGLIRDEHGRKMSKSRGNGIDPLDWVQLFGADALRFTLARGASPGGDLSIGEDAARASRNFATKLFNATRFALMNGAALAPLPDAADLTDADRWILGRLEEVRVEVDSTLDGYEFSRACESLYHFAWDEFCDWYLELAKVQLAEGLSRTTAVLAAVLDTLLKLLHPVMPFVTEVLWKALTGGESLVIAQWPTASGIALDPVAAGRIADMQKLVTEIRRFRSDQGLADRQKVPARLSGIDAAGLDGQVAPVTALAWLTKSGADFTASAHIEVRLSGGTVNVEVDTSGTVDVAAERRRLEKDLAAARKELAGTAAKLGNEAFLAKAPDDIVAKIRSRQQLASEEVERITARLAALA
- a CDS encoding DUF937 domain-containing protein: MAGFDDLFSQIPVADIASRLGAPEEEVNQAIQTLVPTLVGSIQHNVASDDVDSSKLESAIATEGGSGLLDGGVNVDQVDTGAGEQLVARIFGGNDTSQVASALSGSGAGGGDLIKKLLPILIPIVLAYLGKQSAGGTAAGGTSGGGLSDVLGSILGGASGGSGGANNPLGSILGNVLGGKQGGAIGDILGGLLGGKK
- a CDS encoding saccharopine dehydrogenase family protein is translated as MTAPQREFDIVLYGATGFVGKLTAEYLARAGGDVRVALAGRSPDKLLAVRQTLGESAQSWPILTADAGSPSSLNDMAARTRVVITTVGPYTRYGLPLVAACAAAGTDYADLTGEAMFVRQSIDDYHKQAVDTGARIVHACGFDSIPSDMSVFALYRQAQRDGTGDLGDTDFVLRGFSGGVSGGTVASMIEVFRASSNDPNTRRMLEDPYTLTDDRAVEPELGPQPDLPWRRGGNIAPELAGVWTTGFVMAMYNTRIVRRSNALLDYAYGRRFRYAENMSVGSSVAAPVASALASAANNGVVALGSRFFRFLPRRLVERVAPKPGTGPSEQTRDRGYYRAETYTTTTTGARYRATISQQGDPGYKATSVMLGECGLALALDRDKLSDLRGVLTPAAAMGDALLDRFPAAEISLVTVRLKD